GAACTCGGAAAGACACTTTAGGAATTCAGACGAGAATCAAGACGGAAGAAATCGCAAGGGCCTCTTACCTCGTAAAGACGATCACGGGAATGCTCGTTCAACCGAACAAAGCAATCGTCGGAGCAAATGCTTTCGCGCACGAATCGGGGATTCACCAAGACGGCGTGATCAAACACAGAGAAACCTATGAGATCATGAAACCCGAAACGGTCGGACTTTCTTCGAATCGAATGGTCTTAGGAAGACACAGCGGAAGAGCCGGTTTCAAAGATAGAATTGTGAAACTCGGTTTTTCTCCACAAACGGAAGAATTGGAAGCCGCTTATCAGAGATTCTTAGAAATTGCGGATCGAAAAAAAGAAATCTATGACGAAGACATTCGCGCCCTGTTTTCGGATGAAACGAGGAAGTCCACGGGGGATCGTTATCAACTGGAAGGATTTACGGTTTCTACAGGAACAAAGAGTACACCGACCGCAGGCGTGAGAATCTCGATCGACGGTCATATTCGAGAAGAATCGGCTACCGGAGACGGCCCTGTGGACGCGATCTACAAAGCGATACAAAAAACCACGGGAATGGATCCGGAAGTTTCGAGACTCGTGATTTCTCCGGTTACAGAAGGTCAGGATGCGATGGCAGAAGCGTCCGTTACTCTGGAGTACAAGGGTGAGAGAGTTGTTGGAAAAGGAAGTTCTACGGATATCATTGAGGCTTGTTCGAGAGCCTATATTTCGGCCCTCAATCGTCTTTAGTTTTTTTGAATCTGTGCCTTCGAAGCGTTTTTAGGAAGAACTTTGAGGCAGTAAGACAGGAGAAAAACCGATGAGAGGATTTGGTTCGAAGTCGAGTTCTCTGGAAATGAGATTTTTCTCTAAATTTAAGGTCCATATCATCCTGTAAGATCCATGAAACCTAGGAACTCCTTGGTTTACAGTTTCAACGATAGAGTCCCCGACTCCAACCTCTTCTAACCAGAGCAAATAATTAAACAAATAACAGCGCGAAACTCCATGCGCGTCCGCCAAAGCCCCCAACATGGCCCAAGCTCCCGTATTCACACGAATACTCATCTTCTTCATCTTACCTTTTCCCCGATTGTATTTAATCTTTCCTGCCCTCCAATGAAGTCTCTTCATAGAAGCCACAAATTTCGTATATCTCCTTAAGAGATGAGGAAGTTTCCTGGAAAGAATCCTCCTTTCTTCTATGTCCAACTCATTCCAAAGGGAAAGAGGAATCAGAATCGAATCCGTCCCCATGGCTCCTTCGATAAGCGCAGATTCAATTTTTCTCTGAGAATGAAAAGAAAGAAGTTCCATATACCGGAAACGGTTCTTTCCCTCGAAGCCAACGTACGTTCTCAAACCGCAAAAAATTTTCAAAAGGCTCTTTTTTTTTAGAAAAGACTACTTTCTAAAAAACTCGATTCTTACAAATCCAAAAAAAAGAATCTAGGTCTGATTCCTTCTTCAAAGAGAAAAAGCCAACCACGGTTCAAAATTTAGTTTGAAAACAAACTAAGCAATTTTTAAACCAAAGAATTCTCTTGCCCGTTTTCAGGCCATTTTCAAGATAGAATCCGAAGATTTATCATTTTTTTTATCTATAAAGGTTCGTTATGAAATATTCAGAAATTTTTCAACCGATTCAAGTCGGTTCGATCACCCTTCCGCATCGCGTTATCATGGGATCCATGCACTTAGGACTGGAAGGAATGCCAATGACCGCAGAGAGAATGATCGCATTCTACGGAAGAAGGTTCGACAGCGGCGCATGTTTTATTACTACCGGAGGAATCTCCGTCAACCAGGAAGGAAAAGGATCGAATATTTTTTTCAATTTTCAAAAGGAAGAAGATTGCAAAGAGCTTTCAATCGTCGCGAACGCACTCAAACCGAAAGGTGTTTTTTGCGCACAACTCTTTCACGCAGGAAGATACGCCTATCACAGGGAACTCGTCGCACCATCCGCACTTCGCGCTCCGATCAACCGATTCATACCGAAAGCTCTCACAGAAGAAGAAGCGTGGAGAACCATCGAAGATTTTGGAGATTCAGCACTCAAAGCCAGAGAAGTCGGATTCGGCGCCATCGAAATCATGGGGAGCGAAGGCTACCTCGTAAACCAATTCTTCTCACCCGTCACCAATCAGAGAGAAGATTTTTTCGGCGGAACTCCTGAGAAGAGAATGAACTTTGCGATCGAAGTGATGAAGAATGTTCGTAAGAAAGTGGGAAAGGATTATCCAGTCGTCTATCGAATGTCCGGGATCGATCTGATTCCAGGCAATCCAACGTTTGAAGAAGTGGTCACACTCGCCGAAAAACTCAAAGAACACGGCGCCGACGCATTGAACATCGGAATCGGTTGGCACGAATCCAGAATTCCGACGATTTCAATGCTCGTTCCGAGGGGCGCTTGGGCCAAAATATCCGGAAAGATCAAAGAAAGAGTCAAAGATATTCCGATCATCGCTTCCAACCGAGTCAATATGCCGGAAACGATGTCTCGAATTCTCAAAAATCACGAAGCGGATATCCTGAGTATGGCACGTCCCTTTCTAGCGGATCCGGAAATTCTCAACAAGATCAAAGCCGATCAAGAAGAAAGAGTCAATACTTGTATCGCGTGCAACCAAGCCTGTTTGGACCATACCTTCAAGGAACAAATGGTTTCTTGTCTCGTAAATCCTTCCGCAAATCGCGAATTAGAAATCAGCAAATTAAAAAATGCGGATAAAAAACACGTAGTCGTTATCGGTTCCGGTCCGGGCGGTCTCGAATCTGCAAGAATCAGCGCGATCCGTGGACATAAGGTTACCGTTTTGGAAGCTTCCGACAAGATCGGCGGACAACTCAATCTTGCCGCACAAATTCCTGGAAAATCGGAATTCTTCGAAACGATCCGTTATTTTAAGAACGAGCTCAAAAACCTCGGTGTGGAAATTCAATATGGACACAAAGCAACGTTAGACAGCATTCTCGCACTCAAACCCGACGCGGTCATCTTTGCGACGGGCGTCAAACCGAGAGAATTCTCCTTACCAGGGATAGAAAAAAAGAAAACCGCGTCTTATGCGGATTATCTTTCCGGGAAATTCACACCGGGTAAAAAAGTCGCGGTCATCGGAGGCGGTGGAATCGGAGTCGACGTCGCGCACAAACTCACGGAAGAAGAAGCTCCTACAATCGATTCCTACTTTCACAGATACAATGTTCTTTCCTATACGAAAGCACAGATTCAACCGGAGAAGTCGGACCGAAAGGTTTCCATTTTTCGCAGATCGGGAAAGATCGGTTCCGGTCTCGGAGCGACCACGGCTTGGGCGCTTCTTCAGGAATTGGAAACAAAGGAAGTCGGATTCTACACTTCACTTAGTTATAAGGAAGTCACGGACCAAGGTCTCGTGATAGAAACAAAAAAAGACGGCCCTCTAACGATCGAGTGCGACTCTATCATTCTCTGTGCGGGACAGTTGAGCGAGGTTTCCCTTTACGAAGAGTTCAAAAGAAAAGTTCCGAACGTTCCGACCTTTCTGATCGGAGGAGCAAAAGACGCATCCGGGATCGATGCAAAACGCGCCATGTTGGAAGGATTTGAAGCGGCTCTCACCATCGGAGTTAACTAAAAAAAATAGAATTTCCACTTCCTACCATTCTCCTCCGAACACATCGAAGAACCGTTTGTGTTAGGAGGAGAATCTATTGTATCCAAAATTCATCCACATTCTCATCATTCTTTTCGTATTTTCTTGCGAATCGGAACTTAAACC
This is a stretch of genomic DNA from Leptospira stimsonii. It encodes these proteins:
- a CDS encoding DUF1564 domain-containing protein codes for the protein MELLSFHSQRKIESALIEGAMGTDSILIPLSLWNELDIEERRILSRKLPHLLRRYTKFVASMKRLHWRAGKIKYNRGKGKMKKMSIRVNTGAWAMLGALADAHGVSRCYLFNYLLWLEEVGVGDSIVETVNQGVPRFHGSYRMIWTLNLEKNLISRELDFEPNPLIGFSPVLLPQSSS
- a CDS encoding FAD-dependent oxidoreductase, with the translated sequence MKYSEIFQPIQVGSITLPHRVIMGSMHLGLEGMPMTAERMIAFYGRRFDSGACFITTGGISVNQEGKGSNIFFNFQKEEDCKELSIVANALKPKGVFCAQLFHAGRYAYHRELVAPSALRAPINRFIPKALTEEEAWRTIEDFGDSALKAREVGFGAIEIMGSEGYLVNQFFSPVTNQREDFFGGTPEKRMNFAIEVMKNVRKKVGKDYPVVYRMSGIDLIPGNPTFEEVVTLAEKLKEHGADALNIGIGWHESRIPTISMLVPRGAWAKISGKIKERVKDIPIIASNRVNMPETMSRILKNHEADILSMARPFLADPEILNKIKADQEERVNTCIACNQACLDHTFKEQMVSCLVNPSANRELEISKLKNADKKHVVVIGSGPGGLESARISAIRGHKVTVLEASDKIGGQLNLAAQIPGKSEFFETIRYFKNELKNLGVEIQYGHKATLDSILALKPDAVIFATGVKPREFSLPGIEKKKTASYADYLSGKFTPGKKVAVIGGGGIGVDVAHKLTEEEAPTIDSYFHRYNVLSYTKAQIQPEKSDRKVSIFRRSGKIGSGLGATTAWALLQELETKEVGFYTSLSYKEVTDQGLVIETKKDGPLTIECDSIILCAGQLSEVSLYEEFKRKVPNVPTFLIGGAKDASGIDAKRAMLEGFEAALTIGVN